A region of Oceaniferula marina DNA encodes the following proteins:
- a CDS encoding sialate O-acetylesterase: protein MILLGGGANADGRAFHSELPTTPVDFQSPQSDVDVYYKVEGAEPTLTSLRPGLSETGGFGPEISIGRKMADLWSGEADTRVALIKYAKGGTNLHVDWKAGGDSSTLGDGSEYVLFQETVNRGRVALAAAYPNAVQQIEGMLWAHGEADADSAGAPGYQHNLTQLIDDVRATYGMDLPFMIARLSMAQAAIQFTYLNQIRASQDAVEDLDPRTGIVDTDHFGMNADGLHFDGNGLLSMGAAFSEKLAYHEWMLAAFTSVEINNGKAEPDADPDGDGKTNHAEFLGNSGPKDASSHFRSWIFSEDDKTARIHYDSSPYREYAIERYEMFSGTWREILPREKGNGGVKSRVVDLGSTPDLFRVRSELP from the coding sequence GTGATCCTCCTCGGAGGAGGTGCGAATGCCGATGGTCGAGCGTTTCATTCTGAGCTGCCTACGACACCTGTCGATTTTCAATCACCCCAGAGTGATGTTGATGTTTATTATAAGGTTGAGGGTGCAGAACCAACTCTTACAAGCTTGCGACCTGGGCTTTCTGAAACAGGAGGATTTGGACCGGAAATATCCATTGGGCGCAAAATGGCCGATCTGTGGTCCGGTGAGGCAGATACTCGTGTGGCCCTTATTAAATATGCCAAGGGGGGAACCAATCTGCATGTTGATTGGAAAGCCGGGGGCGATAGCTCTACCCTTGGAGACGGTTCTGAATATGTTCTTTTTCAAGAAACCGTGAATCGTGGGCGCGTTGCCTTGGCTGCAGCCTACCCGAATGCTGTTCAGCAGATAGAGGGAATGTTATGGGCTCACGGCGAGGCCGATGCCGATTCCGCGGGAGCCCCGGGCTATCAGCATAACCTCACTCAATTGATTGATGATGTCCGTGCTACCTACGGTATGGATTTACCTTTTATGATCGCACGACTTTCCATGGCGCAGGCGGCTATCCAGTTTACGTACTTAAACCAGATTCGGGCATCCCAGGATGCAGTGGAAGACCTTGATCCAAGGACGGGTATTGTTGACACCGATCATTTTGGTATGAATGCTGACGGTCTGCACTTTGATGGCAACGGTCTGCTGTCAATGGGGGCTGCTTTTTCAGAGAAACTTGCATATCACGAGTGGATGCTAGCTGCGTTTACTTCTGTTGAAATTAATAATGGGAAGGCCGAGCCCGATGCGGACCCTGATGGCGACGGTAAAACCAACCATGCCGAATTTCTTGGCAATTCAGGACCTAAAGATGCTTCGTCCCATTTTAGATCATGGATCTTCTCAGAGGATGATAAGACAGCCAGGATTCATTATGATTCATCCCCATACAGAGAATATGCGATAGAGCGCTATGAGATGTTTTCAGGAACATGGCGCGAGATCTTACCTCGCGAAAAAGGGAATGGGGGAGTAAAAAGCCGCGTTGTTGATCTCGGCTCAACACCGGATTTATTTCGCGTTCGGAGCGAGCTTCCATAG
- a CDS encoding fructosamine kinase family protein, translating to MIWDHLRKQLSNDAIGSLGTPTPISGGCISKAFHWGPYFVKTNHITHSAMFRAESDGLMAIADSRCVTTPVVILCSEYDSQAYLVLDHIDMGAPPNPRQLGKELTRMHQQTARNHARPTFGWHQDNFIGSTPQNNGWNANWSDFWRKQRLEPMLNRCLNLGFEFPRSQQLLERIPDILADHHPAPSLVHGDLWTGNADYTTNKTSGSSTPVLFDPAVYLGDREVDLAMSELFGSFGPAFWKGVDEVWPLPPGYQRRRELYNLYHILNHTVLFGASYANQAQTMILNLCR from the coding sequence ATGATCTGGGATCATCTGCGGAAACAGCTGAGCAACGATGCCATCGGATCATTAGGCACTCCGACCCCGATCAGCGGGGGTTGTATCTCCAAAGCCTTCCACTGGGGCCCCTACTTTGTCAAAACCAACCACATCACACACTCAGCCATGTTCCGAGCAGAGAGCGACGGGCTCATGGCCATAGCCGACTCCCGATGTGTCACGACTCCCGTGGTCATCCTCTGCAGCGAATATGACTCCCAAGCATACCTTGTCTTGGATCACATCGATATGGGGGCTCCCCCCAATCCAAGACAACTTGGAAAAGAGCTGACACGCATGCACCAGCAGACAGCCCGCAACCATGCTCGCCCAACCTTCGGTTGGCATCAGGACAACTTCATTGGATCCACCCCACAAAACAATGGTTGGAACGCCAACTGGAGTGATTTTTGGAGAAAGCAACGTCTGGAACCGATGCTCAACCGCTGCCTCAACCTAGGCTTTGAATTTCCGCGCAGCCAACAACTACTCGAGCGCATCCCCGACATTTTGGCCGATCATCATCCTGCCCCTTCACTGGTCCACGGCGACCTATGGACAGGCAACGCCGATTACACTACCAACAAAACAAGTGGAAGCTCGACCCCCGTGCTCTTTGACCCGGCCGTGTATCTCGGTGACCGGGAAGTGGACCTCGCCATGAGTGAACTCTTCGGTAGTTTCGGTCCCGCCTTCTGGAAGGGCGTCGATGAAGTCTGGCCTCTACCCCCTGGATACCAGCGCCGACGCGAGCTCTACAACCTCTATCACATCCTGAACCACACCGTTCTCTTTGGCGCGTCTTACGCCAATCAGGCGCAGACAATGATCCTCAACCTTTGCCGGTAA